The Saccopteryx leptura isolate mSacLep1 chromosome 2, mSacLep1_pri_phased_curated, whole genome shotgun sequence genome has a window encoding:
- the ZCRB1 gene encoding zinc finger CCHC-type and RNA-binding motif-containing protein 1 isoform X5 produces MKDKDTRKSKGVAFILFLDKDSAQNCTRAINNKQLFGRVIKASIAIDNGRAAEFIRRRNYFDKSKCYECGESGHLSYACPKNMLGEREPPKKKEKKKKQKIPEPEEEIEEVEESEDEGEDPALDSLSQAIAFQQAKIEEEQKKWKPSSGGPSTSDDSRRPRIKKSTYFSDEEELSD; encoded by the exons ATGAAAGATAAAGATACCAGGAAGAGTAAAGgtgttgcatttattttatttttggataaaGACTCTGCACAAAACTGTACCAGGGCAATAAACAACAAACAG TTATTTGGTAGAGTGATAAAAGCAAGCATTGCTATTGACAATGGAAGAGCAGCTGAGTTCATCCGAAGACGAAACTACTTTGATAAATCTAAGTGTTATGAGTGTGGG GAAAGTGGACACTTAAGTTATGCCTGTCCTAAAAATATGCTTGGAGAACGTGAACctccaaagaagaaagagaaaaagaaaaaacagaaaattcctGAACCAGAAGAAGAAAT tgaagaagtagaagaaagtgAAGATGAAGGGGAAGATCCTGCTCTTGACAGCCTCAGTCAGGCCATTGCTTTTCAG CAAGCCAAAATTGAAGAAGAGCAAAAAAAATGGAAACCCAGTTCAGGGGGTCCCTCAACATCGGATGATTCAAGACGCCCAAGGATAAAGAAAAGCACATATTTCAGTGATGAAGAAGAACTTAgtgattaa
- the ZCRB1 gene encoding zinc finger CCHC-type and RNA-binding motif-containing protein 1 isoform X4 codes for MSGGLAPSKSTVYVSNLPFSLTNNDLYRYFVSDIFQVWQSCQLFGRVIKASIAIDNGRAAEFIRRRNYFDKSKCYECGESGHLSYACPKNMLGEREPPKKKEKKKKQKIPEPEEEIEEVEESEDEGEDPALDSLSQAIAFQQAKIEEEQKKWKPSSGGPSTSDDSRRPRIKKSTYFSDEEELSD; via the exons aTGAGTGGTGGATTGGCCCCAAGTAAAAGCACAGTGTATGTATCCAACTTGCCCTTTTCCCTGACCAACAATGACTTATACCGG TATTTTGTTTCAGATATTTTCCAAGTATGGCAAAGTTGTCAA TTATTTGGTAGAGTGATAAAAGCAAGCATTGCTATTGACAATGGAAGAGCAGCTGAGTTCATCCGAAGACGAAACTACTTTGATAAATCTAAGTGTTATGAGTGTGGG GAAAGTGGACACTTAAGTTATGCCTGTCCTAAAAATATGCTTGGAGAACGTGAACctccaaagaagaaagagaaaaagaaaaaacagaaaattcctGAACCAGAAGAAGAAAT tgaagaagtagaagaaagtgAAGATGAAGGGGAAGATCCTGCTCTTGACAGCCTCAGTCAGGCCATTGCTTTTCAG CAAGCCAAAATTGAAGAAGAGCAAAAAAAATGGAAACCCAGTTCAGGGGGTCCCTCAACATCGGATGATTCAAGACGCCCAAGGATAAAGAAAAGCACATATTTCAGTGATGAAGAAGAACTTAgtgattaa
- the ZCRB1 gene encoding zinc finger CCHC-type and RNA-binding motif-containing protein 1 isoform X2 → MTYTGILFQIFSKYGKVVKVTIMKDKDTRKSKGVAFILFLDKDSAQNCTRAINNKQLFGRVIKASIAIDNGRAAEFIRRRNYFDKSKCYECGESGHLSYACPKNMLGEREPPKKKEKKKKQKIPEPEEEIEEVEESEDEGEDPALDSLSQAIAFQQAKIEEEQKKWKPSSGGPSTSDDSRRPRIKKSTYFSDEEELSD, encoded by the exons ATGACTTATACCGG TATTTTGTTTCAGATATTTTCCAAGTATGGCAAAGTTGTCAA GGTTACTATAATGAAAGATAAAGATACCAGGAAGAGTAAAGgtgttgcatttattttatttttggataaaGACTCTGCACAAAACTGTACCAGGGCAATAAACAACAAACAG TTATTTGGTAGAGTGATAAAAGCAAGCATTGCTATTGACAATGGAAGAGCAGCTGAGTTCATCCGAAGACGAAACTACTTTGATAAATCTAAGTGTTATGAGTGTGGG GAAAGTGGACACTTAAGTTATGCCTGTCCTAAAAATATGCTTGGAGAACGTGAACctccaaagaagaaagagaaaaagaaaaaacagaaaattcctGAACCAGAAGAAGAAAT tgaagaagtagaagaaagtgAAGATGAAGGGGAAGATCCTGCTCTTGACAGCCTCAGTCAGGCCATTGCTTTTCAG CAAGCCAAAATTGAAGAAGAGCAAAAAAAATGGAAACCCAGTTCAGGGGGTCCCTCAACATCGGATGATTCAAGACGCCCAAGGATAAAGAAAAGCACATATTTCAGTGATGAAGAAGAACTTAgtgattaa
- the ZCRB1 gene encoding zinc finger CCHC-type and RNA-binding motif-containing protein 1 isoform X1, translating into MSGGLAPSKSTVYVSNLPFSLTNNDLYRIFSKYGKVVKVTIMKDKDTRKSKGVAFILFLDKDSAQNCTRAINNKQLFGRVIKASIAIDNGRAAEFIRRRNYFDKSKCYECGESGHLSYACPKNMLGEREPPKKKEKKKKQKIPEPEEEIEEVEESEDEGEDPALDSLSQAIAFQQAKIEEEQKKWKPSSGGPSTSDDSRRPRIKKSTYFSDEEELSD; encoded by the exons aTGAGTGGTGGATTGGCCCCAAGTAAAAGCACAGTGTATGTATCCAACTTGCCCTTTTCCCTGACCAACAATGACTTATACCGG ATATTTTCCAAGTATGGCAAAGTTGTCAA GGTTACTATAATGAAAGATAAAGATACCAGGAAGAGTAAAGgtgttgcatttattttatttttggataaaGACTCTGCACAAAACTGTACCAGGGCAATAAACAACAAACAG TTATTTGGTAGAGTGATAAAAGCAAGCATTGCTATTGACAATGGAAGAGCAGCTGAGTTCATCCGAAGACGAAACTACTTTGATAAATCTAAGTGTTATGAGTGTGGG GAAAGTGGACACTTAAGTTATGCCTGTCCTAAAAATATGCTTGGAGAACGTGAACctccaaagaagaaagagaaaaagaaaaaacagaaaattcctGAACCAGAAGAAGAAAT tgaagaagtagaagaaagtgAAGATGAAGGGGAAGATCCTGCTCTTGACAGCCTCAGTCAGGCCATTGCTTTTCAG CAAGCCAAAATTGAAGAAGAGCAAAAAAAATGGAAACCCAGTTCAGGGGGTCCCTCAACATCGGATGATTCAAGACGCCCAAGGATAAAGAAAAGCACATATTTCAGTGATGAAGAAGAACTTAgtgattaa
- the ZCRB1 gene encoding zinc finger CCHC-type and RNA-binding motif-containing protein 1 isoform X3, with translation MTYTGVTIMKDKDTRKSKGVAFILFLDKDSAQNCTRAINNKQLFGRVIKASIAIDNGRAAEFIRRRNYFDKSKCYECGESGHLSYACPKNMLGEREPPKKKEKKKKQKIPEPEEEIEEVEESEDEGEDPALDSLSQAIAFQQAKIEEEQKKWKPSSGGPSTSDDSRRPRIKKSTYFSDEEELSD, from the exons ATGACTTATACCGG GGTTACTATAATGAAAGATAAAGATACCAGGAAGAGTAAAGgtgttgcatttattttatttttggataaaGACTCTGCACAAAACTGTACCAGGGCAATAAACAACAAACAG TTATTTGGTAGAGTGATAAAAGCAAGCATTGCTATTGACAATGGAAGAGCAGCTGAGTTCATCCGAAGACGAAACTACTTTGATAAATCTAAGTGTTATGAGTGTGGG GAAAGTGGACACTTAAGTTATGCCTGTCCTAAAAATATGCTTGGAGAACGTGAACctccaaagaagaaagagaaaaagaaaaaacagaaaattcctGAACCAGAAGAAGAAAT tgaagaagtagaagaaagtgAAGATGAAGGGGAAGATCCTGCTCTTGACAGCCTCAGTCAGGCCATTGCTTTTCAG CAAGCCAAAATTGAAGAAGAGCAAAAAAAATGGAAACCCAGTTCAGGGGGTCCCTCAACATCGGATGATTCAAGACGCCCAAGGATAAAGAAAAGCACATATTTCAGTGATGAAGAAGAACTTAgtgattaa